The Verrucomicrobiota bacterium genomic sequence GAGAGCAGCCGGACTACTTCGAGCAGGTCGTTGGTCAAATCCTGGGCTTCGTCGATGATGAGCACGGCGTCGCGCTGGTCCGCGGCCAGCTTCAAGAGGAAGTCGTTCAGGACGGCCACGGTTTCCAGGCGGTCCATGCCGTGCACGGCCAGGCCGAATTCCATCGCGATCGCTTTGATGAGTTGGTCCGCATTTAGGACCGGATTGAGAATGAGCGCGGTCGCAAACCGGTCGCCGAGCTGTTCGAGCATGGCCCGGCAAATGGTCGTCTTGCCGGAACCGACTTCGCCCGTAAGTTGCACGAAACCTTTGCGCTCCCGGATGCCGTAGAGCAAGTGATTGAACGCCTCGCGATGTTTGGCGCTGTAAAACAGAAACCTTGGGTTGGGCGTCAGATCAAACGGCGGCTCCGTCAGACCGTAGTAGTCCAGATACACAAGTTTTCTATAGCCAAAACGGAGGGCGGAGAGAAGCAAAAGGTTTTCCTGGCGCGGAGAGACGAGCGGCTTCGGTCTCGAGGCTCCCGACCTCAGCGAAAAGAGTTCGAGATTACGTGGGAGGGCGCAAACTTGTGGCTGCTGTGCGCGCTGAAGCGGTTCAGCAACCTGCCTTCCGCAGCCAGCCTGCGGGGGCCAATCCGACCAGAAAGACAACGAGATTGGAGGCGATAACGGCCAGCAGGAGCCCCGCGTAGTTCGGCGCTCGGTAGGAGTGGACCTCACTCAATAAATTTCCTCCGAACCACGCCAGGCTGACGACGATGTTACCCAGGACACTCAGGAGGAGGATGCTCCCAGCCGTGACCCAGCGGACCCGGTGGAGCGTCAGGAAACAAATCAGCCAGATCACGACGCACAGCCCTCCGGTTTCCTTTGCGTCCCAAGCCCAGTAACGGCCCCATTCGAGACGAGCCCAAACCGTCCCGAGCACTACGCCGATCGCCGTCAGGGATGTGGCCACACAGCCAAAAGTGAAACTGACCCGAGAGAGCGATTGCAGGCGAATCGGAGTGAAGTCGGCAACGCAACGTTGGCCGACGAAACAAACCCCAAGTGTCCCGAGGAGGAACACGCTCAAGTATCCCAGCGTCACGGTGAAAACGTGGATGGCCAGCAAGAGACTCGATCTGCCGGTCTCGAAGCGTGAGGACAGAAAGACGGCCAGGAGGAGCGCCGCAGCAACGCCGACCCCGGCCACCGCTCTGACCGGCCACCACGTGCCACGCTCCAGCTTCTGAAACTCTGATGCGATGGCCGGCGGTGATCCCAGTTGCCGGACCGCAAGTTGGAACGCTTCAGCCTCG encodes the following:
- a CDS encoding ATPase, which produces MYLDYYGLTEPPFDLTPNPRFLFYSAKHREAFNHLLYGIRERKGFVQLTGEVGSGKTTICRAMLEQLGDRFATALILNPVLNADQLIKAIAMEFGLAVHGMDRLETVAVLNDFLLKLAADQRDAVLIIDEAQDLTNDLLEVVRLLSNLETDDRKLLQIVLMGQPELRDRLNAFELRQLRQRITVRYHLRPLKRGEVGRYVQHRLEVSGAKGSPYFTMTALWRIYRYSQSIPRLVNAVCDKCLLAGYVQQRECIDYRMAGVAIRELEGKINV